The region AATATTTAACAGTTAGAGGATATCGATCCGCTAGGGCATCAAAAATTGAGGTTTGGCTGAGGTCTATTTCGGGTGGAATTGGATAGTTATTCGGAAATTGTTGCCGAATGGCATGGATCAGGTATCGTAGAGTGTCTTTTTCGTTGGGAAGGGGTCGCTCTGCCCAACGGAAGGCTTTGAGATAAGTGGTGCGCTGAACTGACCACACGAAAATGGAAAGTTCATCATCCAGATGTAATGGATTCGAGGTTGAAGAATGGGTGCTTTTGGTTGCGATCGCGGTAGAAAACCTGAAGCGAGTCCCCTCTGGGGTGATGATTTTTTCTCCAAACTCAGGATTGAATACATCATGCAGCCAACGCTTGACTGCATCCGTATCTGGAGTTGGGACTTCAATATACAGGATCTCCTTCATTAGGCTTCTGAAAACTCCATAGTTAACCACACAAAACTGAGATTAAGAAGTGCTTAAACTGCGTTAGACTTCATTAGCAATATGCTAAAAAACTTTACACCTTCTCATATTCTTACTGAGTTCGCTCCCACAGATTGCGCCATGAACTATCCTATTCCAGCAAATCCCCAAGAAGTTGTTGCACTTCGACAAAAAACTATTAACGAAGAATTGATTGCCTCTGCGATCGCCGGAGTAATCCAGGTTGCCCGTTCCACAGGGCAATCGTTAGAAGACCTAATGGCAGAAATTATGGCAGATGATGCATTGCTCGATGCCCAACAACGCCGTTGGCTGAGCGAAGTCGTTGCTGTTGCCTGGGAAAAACTGCCTTAAGTCAGGAACGCGTGGCAAACGGGAAACGGGAATTAAGCGAATGTCCTATGATCGATCAGCAACTAAATTCAGTATTCAAGGGGCTGAGACAGAGCGATGGACAACAAATTGATGTTGATGATTCCTGGACCTACGCCAGTGCCAGAGAAAGTCTTACTGGCAATGGCAAAGCATCCAATGGGGCATCGCAGCGGTGATTTTTCCGAAATCATGGCAGAGGTCACACAAAACTTGAAGTGGCTTCATCAGACCCAGAATGATTTGCTGATTCTGACTGCCAGTGGCACGGGTGCAATGGAAGCTGGCATTATTAATTTTCTGAGTCCGGGCGATCGCGTATTGGTAGGCTGTAACGGGAAGTTTGGCGAGCGCTGGGGCGAAGTTTGCGACGCTTATGGACTGCAAACTGAACGGATTACAGCAGAATGGGGCAAAGCCCTTGATCCAGAGCAGTTTCGTGAAAAACTAGAAGCAGATCAAGAAAAATCCATCAAAGCAGTAATCATTACCCATAGTGAAACCTCGACGGGCGTTCTGAATGATCTGGAAACGATCAACCGTCATGTCAAAGCCCACGGTGAAGCTTTGATCATTGTAGATACAGTCACCAGTTTAGGAGCGGTGAGTGTGCCTGTAGATGAGTGGGGTCTGGATGTCGTGGCATCGGGTTCGCAGAAAGGCTATATGATCCCTCCAGGGTTGGGGTTTGTTGCTGTGAGCGCCAAAGCCTGGGAAGCCTACAAAACGGCGAAATTACCCAGATACTATCTAGATCTGGGTAAGTATAAAAAGGATGCAGCGAAAAACACCACGCCATTCACACCACCTGTCAACATGTTTTTTGGCTTGCAAGTGGCACTGCAAATGATGCAAGCTGAAGGATTGGAAAATATCTTTGCACGCCATCAACGGCTCACAGCAGCCAGCCGTGCCGCAGTTAAAGCCTTGGGGTTACCTCTCTTTGCCCCTGACGATGCCGCCAGCCCAGCTATCACCGCTGTGATTCCGGATGGGGTAGATGCAGAAAAAGTTCGTTCTGTTATGAAGAAGCGGTTCGATATTGCCCTAGCAGGCGGACAAGATCATTTGAAAGGCAAGATCTTCCGGATTGGGCATTTAGGGTTCGTGAGCGATCGCGATATTCTTGCAGCAATTAGTGCCCTGGAAGCAACCTTATTAGAACTTGGCTACGAAGGATTTGCTCCTGGTTCAGGGGTCACGGCGGCGGCTAAAGCGCTTTCAGGCTTGTAACCCATCCAAGTCGGCATTGCTCTACTGTTCCCAGGCTGGAAAAACCTCTAGCCAGAAAACCGTATGGCTTACAAAAGCAAAGAGCGGGCTGCTCACCAGTTCCGCTCTTTATGCTCGATTCGCAGGGTTGAATTAACTTGGCAGAGAACACATTCTGAGACTGAATCACCACCTAAATGAGATGGTGCCATAGCTTTTCCTCCTGGATACGTCAATAACAACAGGCAGCATCACGTCAGGCATTTTCGAGCCAATCATAAATTCGATCCAGTTGTTCCAAGGTAATCAGTCCGTATTGCCAAAGAATCATCGGCAATGGACCAGGGTCTTGCTCAGAATGACGCAGTGCGATCGCAATTGAGGATGCGGAAATCGCTAGATCTTCTTGCAAAAAGCGAATCAATCGAGCATAAGTCGAGGGTCCCATGAATTGTTTCACCTCCTTCAGGACTCTATAAAAATATCGATTGAATAAGTCGTAGGAACAGAGATTCGTGTTCCGCAAAGAAAACTGAACTCTCAGATTGCTATAAGGCAGGTAGAAACTATGAGCAAAGGTAATGCTACTAAAGCAAGAAAATGATTCTTGCTACATCTGCATATTTACAGACTCAAAAAAGGCTGTTCAGGATTTCATCAACTTGTCTACGTAAGAGCGCTTAAACTAAATTGCAAAGTCCAAATATCCTTCAAGACCAAAGACCCAAGCTAAACCTGTAACCTCACACCAGCAAACGTATGATCCAGTTTGGAGACTAACAAAACTTGAGACAGTGAGAAAAAGCTTACGCTCAGGCGTTGTCCCCCAATCAGGCAGATCAAAAGCTAAAAGATAGCCAAAAGATAACCAACCAAACCAGACAGTATCCAACAAACAAAGTTAGAGAAACAAAGTTAGAGAAACTTACAAACGTAAGACTCCATCTCACGAAAGATTACCGTATATTCCAAGACAAACATTAAAGGGTTCTTAAAGATATGTGAAACTGAGATAAACTCTTTTAGACCCGGTTCATATCAACAAAATTTGCCACCTAAAGCAACTGGATACTCAAGCGATCGCCCCGTTTCAGTCCCAGTTCTTTCGCCCGCCCACCCCGCAGCTCAATCACTTGGTCAACGGGTGAGGGGGGACCGTAAACCGGGCAAGGCTCAGCCTTACAGGGCGGGACATTGCTGGCAATATCAACCAC is a window of Leptolyngbyaceae cyanobacterium JSC-12 DNA encoding:
- a CDS encoding hypothetical protein (IMG reference gene:2510095505) — protein: MLKNFTPSHILTEFAPTDCAMNYPIPANPQEVVALRQKTINEELIASAIAGVIQVARSTGQSLEDLMAEIMADDALLDAQQRRWLSEVVAVAWEKLP
- a CDS encoding serine-pyruvate aminotransferase/archaeal aspartate aminotransferase (IMG reference gene:2510095506~PFAM: Aminotransferase class-V) is translated as MDNKLMLMIPGPTPVPEKVLLAMAKHPMGHRSGDFSEIMAEVTQNLKWLHQTQNDLLILTASGTGAMEAGIINFLSPGDRVLVGCNGKFGERWGEVCDAYGLQTERITAEWGKALDPEQFREKLEADQEKSIKAVIITHSETSTGVLNDLETINRHVKAHGEALIIVDTVTSLGAVSVPVDEWGLDVVASGSQKGYMIPPGLGFVAVSAKAWEAYKTAKLPRYYLDLGKYKKDAAKNTTPFTPPVNMFFGLQVALQMMQAEGLENIFARHQRLTAASRAAVKALGLPLFAPDDAASPAITAVIPDGVDAEKVRSVMKKRFDIALAGGQDHLKGKIFRIGHLGFVSDRDILAAISALEATLLELGYEGFAPGSGVTAAAKALSGL
- a CDS encoding Protein of unknown function (DUF2949) (IMG reference gene:2510095507~PFAM: Protein of unknown function (DUF2949)); this translates as MGPSTYARLIRFLQEDLAISASSIAIALRHSEQDPGPLPMILWQYGLITLEQLDRIYDWLENA